The following proteins come from a genomic window of Crassostrea angulata isolate pt1a10 chromosome 1, ASM2561291v2, whole genome shotgun sequence:
- the LOC128166154 gene encoding uncharacterized protein LOC128166154 — MRASMGWSKDAWFLVILVWFAFYSPLAETKSNCSTPLEIRDKWYFRDEPGSMLRVRKKSMVFKQKGQKTIRYKCLEAKGQTFMLRTRVNGVGLHGIVCIGFVSVDEPGADYSLWRLSQRASGHTLMAPLLISSSVTLSINTLCNGAQTKTQYFIHRAKKTCRFPTTLRAMWQTTIQGAWRLSFSKYGMHYITMNRTTLHFSCDTRDKDNFILRTNNIQTGIDGVLCLHIIPLHGDPHYKYQISRTNLGNDASVFQMVTHVPHGTKFRMYKDCDLIESPARPQFLYP, encoded by the exons ATGAGAGCGAGCATGGGATGGTCCAAGGATGCTTG GTTTCTTGTTATTTTGGTGTGGTTCGCATTCTACAGTCCACTTGCTG AGACCAAGTCAAACTGCAGCACTCCTCTGGAAATCAGAGACAAATGGTACTTCCGGGATGAACCCGGCTCCATGCTGCGAGTGAGGAAGAAAAGTATGGTGTTCAAACAAAAAGGACAGAAGACTATCCGATACAAATGTCTGGAGGCCAAAGGACAGACGTTCATGCTAAG GACACGCGTAAACGGCGTTGGGCTACATGGAATAGTCTGCATTGGTTTTGTATCGGTTGATGAACCCGGTGCCGACTACAGCTTGTGGAGACTCTCTC AAAGGGCGTCTGGTCACACATTAATGGCACCGTTGTTAATTTCGAGTTCTGTGACGTTAAGTATTAATACCTTGTGTAACGGGGCCCAGACTAAGACACAGTACTTCATACACAGGgcaa AAAAGACTTGTCGATTTCCGACAACGCTTCGCGCCATGTGGCAGACGACTATCCAAGGAGCTTGGCGcttgtcattttcaaaatacgGCATGCATTATATCACCATGAACAGGACTACACTGCATTTCAGTTGCGATACACGAGACAAAGACAACTTCATACTAAG AACTAACAACATACAGACTGGAATAGATGGAGTGTTATGCCTTCATATCATACCACTGCACGGAGATCCTCACTATAAATACCAGATCTCCAGAACTAACT TGGGAAACGATGCTTCAGTTTTTCAAATGGTGACACATGTACCTCACGGAACCAAATTCCGCATGTACAAAGACTGTGACTTGATTGAGAGTCCAGCGAGACCCCAATTTCTGTATCCTTGA
- the LOC128166161 gene encoding zonadhesin-like — protein sequence MLLWFSVTLIITGICPLFVFGDCDLSEIPNGRASLRMRGRAIQFVCDDDFILFGESYINCVNNIWADPPPRCVAPGCDVIDNITNGEVKSSQNGSVVEITCQPGTVRQGEATLTCDGKTWSAEVTECLEPYQVRSCDFESSAFCGWIQDTTDDFDWTRHSGETTTGRTGPNSDHTLGPHDPTGHYIYMEASTPRYPGDVARLMSPWFPSDVSARCFQFWYHMNGPNEMDAVGTLRISLRTGSLESTMFSMSGNQGENWNVGYFRIPTYEDPFQIVLEAERKNSYASDIAVDDWQIVRCISTTPNIRDPAAQLEKNSTQSEGISTSSSSYSSLTLEGVATTTEIIPPQSSTTADRHPLSRKPATSTTVATRPNVTGTYMNDSSSTSKSNAEVSPSSNTEKESNSLITVMSIHPPNASVSPNSLDGNLSISRASKNIYSESVTSSKKQNDPSTPPSQPKTTDFRGEPELKTKNIASSTTFSTTVHFIHSHNPHKTHVMLFTTNAIVNLAIGLVVVCLFTGILIIMGCVCWRQHKMYNDKYQELKLFVETHYRAKYVNTSISPKCCDDCSEIKVTD from the exons ATGTTATTGTGGTTTTCTGTGACTCTCATTATTACAGGAATTTGTCCATTGTTTGTCTTTG GTGACTGTGACTTGTCAGAGATTCCAAATGGAAGAGCAAGTCTTCGGATGAGGGGACGGGCGATACAGTTCGTCTGTGACGACGATTTCATCTTATTCGGGGAGTCTTACATTAACTGTGTGAATAATATCTGGGCCGACCCCCCTCCACGCTGTGTGG CGCCTGGTTGTGACGTGATTGACAACATAACAAATGGTGAAGTGAAGAGTTCCCAGAATGGTTCTGTCGTAGAGATCACGTGTCAGCCTGGAACCGTCAGGCAAGGGGAGGCCACTCTAACGTGTGACGGCAAGACATGGAGCGCGGAGGTTACAGAGTGCTTAG aACCTTACCAGGTGCGAAGTTGTGATTTTGAATCTAGCGCGTTTTGTGGGTGGATCCAGGACACTACGGATGATTTTGATTGGACACGACACAGTGGGGAGACCACGACAGGGAGGACTGGGCCAAACAGTGACCACACCCTGGGGCCCCACGACCCAACTG gACACTATATTTATATGGAAGCTTCCACTCCAAGATATCCTGGTGACGTAGCTCGGCTGATGTCACCATGGTTTCCCAGTGACGTTAGTGCTCGGTGCTTTCAATTTTGGTACCACATGAATGGTCCGAATGAGATGGACG CCGTAGGAACACTTCGGATTTCGCTTCGGACGGGAAGCTTAGAATCTACAATGTTCAGCATGTCTGGGAACCAGGGAGAGAACTGGAACGTCGGATACTTCCGGATTCCGACATATGAAGATCCATTCCAG ATAGTGCTTGAGGCCGAGAGAAAGAACAGCTACGCCAGTGATATAGCGGTGGACGACTGGCAAATAGTGCGGTGTATCTCGACCACACCCA atattcgaGATCCAGCTGCACAGttggaaaaaaattcaacacaAAGCGAGGGGATATCAACGTCTTCTTCATCTTATTCTTCCTTGACATTAGAAGGCGTGGCAACTACAACAGAAATAATTCCACCACAAAGTAGTACGACTGCTGACAGACATCCACTCAGTAGAAAGCCCGCCACTTCAACGACTGTTGCAACGAGGCCGAATGTAACGGGTACTTATATGAATGACTCTTCTTCCACTTCAAAAAGTAACGCGGAAGTGTCTCCATCTAGTAATACCGAAAAAGAAAGCAACTCTCTGATTACAGTTATGAGCATTCATCCACCTAATGCCAGCGTAAGCCCAAATTCTTTAGATGGAAATCTCAGCATTTCACGGGCATCCAAAAACATTTATTCTGAATCGGTGACTTcatcaaagaaacaaaatgatCCCTCTACCCCGCCATCACAACCAAAGACAACCGACTTCCGGGGTGAACCGGAGCTCAAAACTAAAAACATTGCGTCATCAACAACTTTTTCCACAACTGTACATTTTATTCATTCGCATAATCCACATAAAACGCATGTTATGCTTTTCACGACAAACGCTATCGTGAACCTGGCTATAGGATTAGTGGTAGTGTGCCTCTTCACTGGGATATTGATCATAATGGGCTGTGTGTGCTGGAGACAACATAAGATGTACAATGACAAATACCAAGAACTGAAGCTTTTTGTGGAGACCCACTACCGGGCCAAATACGTCAACACCAGCATCAGCCCAAAGTGTTGTGATGATTGTTCAGAAATTAAAGTTACGGACTAA
- the LOC128186906 gene encoding CCR4-NOT transcription complex subunit 4-like isoform X1, whose protein sequence is MSSEEPVECPLCMEPLEIDDINFFPCTCGYQICRFCWHRIRTDENGLCPACRKHYPEDPAEFKPLTEDELQRIRKERKQKDLQRKQKAAENRKHLANVRVVQKNLVFVVGLSKKLADPETLKKQEYFGKFGKIHKVVINQSTSYAGSQGPSASAYVTYNRCDDALKAILAVNNVHVDGRTLKASLGTTKYCSHFLRGAQCQKQDCMYLHELGEEAASFTKEEMQMGKHQEYEQKLLEQYMNSQNIANSQINCSKSIPIQKKTSSPITVNTPSETPPTPTQTDSPQSITPPTNSTPPNTSNKEAWPCLQQGKTENGRPNPKPDTSKPNHRLLTDPPENSSLQKPTDPPVSTAVPPFKPPPRLPLGVGLKPFENPATSLSLFSGNGFTRNQKIPVPTHTEVPDVPTTEIADSIPVSSCEDWQAAFGFSSKSRDSQDDDLGFDPWDESSKGLADLLEKENSSQSSQPQRTSFSQPNPQNLPPGFSLSHIQQQQQHAQHPAFLRQDLVGSRMMNFLQPPPVYNSFNTETQDSHKVQNQNDVFSTKDWQDGLRALLPNINISFGAPPTNPATKSNHQPQKKWGVSAPSQSWMTNDPAILSSGSLANNGISDNAPHWLKSIHQLTEVESSPFMQHFPPRNSYSAGWPTTQNPPPGFQSTVHSTAQHPEPHKISEGLQ, encoded by the exons tgTCCGTTGTGTATGGAACCATTAGAAAttgatgatattaatttctttcCCTGCACATGTGGATATCAG ATTTGTAGATTTTGTTGGCATAGAATTCGAACAGATGAAAATGGGCTTTGTCCTGCTTGCAGAAAG CACTACCCAGAAGACCCTGCAGAATTCAAACCCCTTACAGAGGATGA GTTACAAAGAATAAGAAAAGAGAGGAAGCAGAAAGATCTGCAGAGAAAGCAGAAAGCTGCGGAGAATAGGAAGCATCTAGCCAATGTCAG GGTGGTACAGAAGAATTTGGTATTTGTTGTTGGTTTATCTAAAAAGCTAGCTGATCCGGAGACATTAAAAAAGCAAGAGTACTTtgggaaatttggaaaaattcatAAAGTTGTGATAAATCAGAGTACTTCATATGCAGGatcacag GGTCCAAGTGCGAGTGCTTACGTTACCTACAATCGCTGTGATGATGCTTTAAAGGCCATTTTAGCGGTGAACAATGTTCATGTAGATGGAAGAACTTTAAAAGCATCACTCGGAACAACAAAATACTGTAGCCACTTTTTGAGGGGAGCCCAGTGCCAAAAACAG GATTGTATGTACTTGCATGAATTAGGTGAGGAAGCAGCAAGTTTTACCAAAGAGGAGATGCAAATGGG TAAACATCAAGAATATGAACAAAAACTGTTGGAGCAGTACATGAATTCACAGAACATAGCAAACAGCCAAATAAACTGCAGTAAATCTATTCCAATACA GAAGAAAACCTCTTCCCCAATAACAGTAAATACACCGTCAGAAACCCCTCCCACACCCACTCAAACAGACTCGCCCCAGAGCATCACCCCTCCGACCAACTCCACGCCCCCCAACACATCCAACAAAGAGGCTTGGCCATGTCTACAGCAAGGAAAAACAGAAAACGGTCGACCCAATCCCAAACCGGACACTAGTAAACCAAATCACAGACTTCTAACAGACCCCCCAGAAAACAG ttcTTTACAAAAGCCAACAGATCCTCCTGTGTCTACAGCAGTACCCCCCTTCAAGCCACCCCCTAGACTACCTTTAGGGGTGGGTCTAAAACCATTTGAGAATCCAGCTACTAGTCTTTCACTCTTTAGTGGGAATGGTTTTACCAGAAATCAGAAAATCCCTGTGCCTACTCACACAG AAGTTCCTGATGTTCCCACTACTGAAATAGCTGACTCTATCCCAGTGTCTAGTTGTGAAGATTGGCAGGCCGCTTTCGGATTCAGCTCCAAATCAAGAGATAGCCAAGATGATGACCTAG GATTTGATCCTTGGGACGAATCTTCCAAAGGTCTAGCCGATTTGTTAGAGAAGGAGAACTCTTCACAATCATCACAGCCCCAAAGAACAAGTTTTTCTCAGCCAAACCCACAAAATCTACCCCCAG gtttttcaCTAAGCCATATACAGCAACAACAGCAACATGCACAGCACCCAGCATTCTTAAGACAAG ATCTGGTCGGAAGTCGTATGATGAATTTTCTACAACCTCCTCCTGTGTACAATTCTTTTAACACAGAAACACAAGACAGTCATAAAGTTCAAAATCAG aATGATGTATTCAGTACAAAAGACTGGCAAGATGGACTACGGGCATTATTACCAAATATTAACATCAGCTTTGGTGCTCCTCCCACAAATCCAGCAACCAAATCAAATCACCAGCCACAGAAAA AGTGGGGGGTTTCTGCACCGTCACAAAGTTGGATGACAAATGACCCAGCAATTCTTTCCTCAGGATCTCTTG CAAATAACGGAATATCAGACAATGCTCCTCACTGGTTAAAGTCAATTCATCAACTAACAGAAGTGGAAAGCTCACCATTTATGCAGCATTTTCCACCCAGAAATTCAT ATTCTGCTGGTTGGCCTACTACACAGAACCCTCCCCCTGGATTCCAGTCTACAGTTCACTCCACAGCACAGCATCCAGAGCCACACAAAATCTCGGAAG GTCTACAGTAA
- the LOC128192430 gene encoding uncharacterized protein LOC128192430 yields the protein MAALQTLLVPLFALFIAQFLCDATEIQNNATTTAVNDITTTNNTENDDMTNSTIVTTTTTLTTTKPSSKTSKSSSTSTSTTTVPPTITTPAVPSATTPTSPKTQEPKTAISEDELISTPKTPTAAVTCNKTTSLLSESQKFTTLMVFFGLPIGLLLVLVGTLSVALLLVTRKRMKLRKDEEKGEGIEEKKKEENEKAKTEETEKKDEPVQEKEGSDVKEAEEKDNKNVNEGADQDSGQAADDKSSEAAKDESKKSEKEETVDQEQKQSSEQTTAESKQTSEEKGDNEVSQVKEGSKLTATVEVSDSKISGQEKTEAVQNENKISDDKSQEKSEKEKITEEKITKEGGTGENPENDDFNASLDILSSFMKETENLMHDKSDENEKREDESLKENIVKQSDSTEINDDEKKDDKSSLDDQVNLSQVTSKTINTDRNSQGKENASTQEEKSSKPASDEEREEDKEKTENKTNAIAEPDESQQETLQNEDDTDLPLPPPPEDNLNEDMTNDISGESTEISLPQPPRNSSSSSESEDS from the exons ATGGCTGCTCTACAAA CTTTACTCGTGCCTCTCTTTGCGCTGTTTATTGCACAATTCTTGTGTGATGCGACAGAGATTCAGAATAATGCTACTACTACTGCAGTGAATGATATTACCACTACTAATAATACAGAAAATGATGATATGACTAATTCAACAATtgtaacaacaacaacaacattaaCAACAACGAAACCTTCATCGAAAACATCAAAGTCTTCATCAACGTCGACATCAACTACTACTGTTCCACCAACAATAACAACACCGGCAGTTCCAAGCGCTACAACACCAACTTCACCAAAAACCCAAGAGCCAAAGACAGCAATAAGCGAAGATGAACTTATCTCAACCCCTAAAACACCTACAGCAGCAGTGACATGTAATAAGACCACTTCTCTTCTCTCAGAGAGTCAGAAATTTACAACGCTGATGGTCTTCTTCGGACTGCCCATCGGTTTGCTGTTAGTTCTGGTAGGAACACTAAGTGTGGCCCTCCTGTTGGTGACCAGGAAAAGGATGAAGCTAAGAAAGG acGAAGAAAAGGGAGAAGGtattgaagaaaagaaaaaagaagagaatGAAAAAGCTAAAACTGaagaaacagagaaaaaagaTGAACCTGTTCAAGAGAAGGAAGGTTCCGATGTTAAAGAAGCAGaggaaaaagataataaaaacgTTAACGAAGGCGCAGACCAAGACTCTGGTCAAGCGGCAGACGACAAGTCCAGTGAAGCTGCAAAGGATGAATCAAAGAAGTCAGAGAAAGAAGAAACAGTGGATCAAGAACAGAAGCAGAGCTCTGAACAAACGACAGCGGAGAGCAAACAAACATCTGAAGAAAAAGGAGACAACGAAGTGTCTCAAGTCAAAGAGGGGAGCAAACTAACCGCAACAGTAGAGGTTTCCGATTCAAAAATATCAGGACAAGAAAAAACAGAGGCGgtccaaaatgaaaataagattaGCGATGATAAAAGTCAGGAAAAATCAGAAAAGGAAAAGATAACCGaggaaaaaataacaaaggagGGTGGAACTGGAGAAAACCCAGAAAACGATGATTTCAATGCGTCGTTAGATATCCTTTCCTCTTTTATGAAGGAAACCGAGAATCTTATGCACGACAAatcagatgaaaatgaaaaacgggAGGATGAAAGTCTGAAAGAAAATATTGTCAAGCAAAGCGATTCTACCGAGATTAATGATGATGAGAAGAAAGATGATAAATCTTCGCTGGATGATCAAGTCAACTTAAGTCAAGTCACTTCTAAAACGATTAATACAGACAGAAATAGTCAAGGAAAAGAAAATGCTTCCACGCAAGAAGAAAAGTCAAGTAAACCAGCCAGCGACGAAGAGAGAGAAGAAGACAAAGAGAAAACTGAGAACAAAACAAATGCAATCGCCGAGCCAGATGAATCACAGCAGGAGACGTTGCAGAATGAAGATGACACTGACCTTCCTTTACCGCCCCCACCAGAGGACAACTTGAATGAAGATATGACGAACGACATTTCTGGAGAGTCGACCGAGATAAGTTTGCCACAGCCTCCTCGGAATTCTAGTTCTTCCAGCGAATCTGAAGATTCTTAA
- the LOC128186906 gene encoding CCR4-NOT transcription complex subunit 4-like isoform X3 translates to MSSEEPVECPLCMEPLEIDDINFFPCTCGYQICRFCWHRIRTDENGLCPACRKHYPEDPAEFKPLTEDELQRIRKERKQKDLQRKQKAAENRKHLANVRVVQKNLVFVVGLSKKLADPETLKKQEYFGKFGKIHKVVINQSTSYAGSQGPSASAYVTYNRCDDALKAILAVNNVHVDGRTLKASLGTTKYCSHFLRGAQCQKQDCMYLHELGEEAASFTKEEMQMGKHQEYEQKLLEQYMNSQNIANSQINCSKSIPIQKKTSSPITVNTPSETPPTPTQTDSPQSITPPTNSTPPNTSNKEAWPCLQQGKTENGRPNPKPDTSKPNHRLLTDPPENSSLQKPTDPPVSTAVPPFKPPPRLPLGVGLKPFENPATSLSLFSGNGFTRNQKIPVPTHTEVPDVPTTEIADSIPVSSCEDWQAAFGFSSKSRDSQDDDLGFDPWDESSKGLADLLEKENSSQSSQPQRTSFSQPNPQNLPPGFSLSHIQQQQQHAQHPAFLRQDLVGSRMMNFLQPPPVYNSFNTETQDSHKVQNQNDVFSTKDWQDGLRALLPNINISFGAPPTNPATKSNHQPQKTNNGISDNAPHWLKSIHQLTEVESSPFMQHFPPRNSYSAGWPTTQNPPPGFQSTVHSTAQHPEPHKISEGLQ, encoded by the exons tgTCCGTTGTGTATGGAACCATTAGAAAttgatgatattaatttctttcCCTGCACATGTGGATATCAG ATTTGTAGATTTTGTTGGCATAGAATTCGAACAGATGAAAATGGGCTTTGTCCTGCTTGCAGAAAG CACTACCCAGAAGACCCTGCAGAATTCAAACCCCTTACAGAGGATGA GTTACAAAGAATAAGAAAAGAGAGGAAGCAGAAAGATCTGCAGAGAAAGCAGAAAGCTGCGGAGAATAGGAAGCATCTAGCCAATGTCAG GGTGGTACAGAAGAATTTGGTATTTGTTGTTGGTTTATCTAAAAAGCTAGCTGATCCGGAGACATTAAAAAAGCAAGAGTACTTtgggaaatttggaaaaattcatAAAGTTGTGATAAATCAGAGTACTTCATATGCAGGatcacag GGTCCAAGTGCGAGTGCTTACGTTACCTACAATCGCTGTGATGATGCTTTAAAGGCCATTTTAGCGGTGAACAATGTTCATGTAGATGGAAGAACTTTAAAAGCATCACTCGGAACAACAAAATACTGTAGCCACTTTTTGAGGGGAGCCCAGTGCCAAAAACAG GATTGTATGTACTTGCATGAATTAGGTGAGGAAGCAGCAAGTTTTACCAAAGAGGAGATGCAAATGGG TAAACATCAAGAATATGAACAAAAACTGTTGGAGCAGTACATGAATTCACAGAACATAGCAAACAGCCAAATAAACTGCAGTAAATCTATTCCAATACA GAAGAAAACCTCTTCCCCAATAACAGTAAATACACCGTCAGAAACCCCTCCCACACCCACTCAAACAGACTCGCCCCAGAGCATCACCCCTCCGACCAACTCCACGCCCCCCAACACATCCAACAAAGAGGCTTGGCCATGTCTACAGCAAGGAAAAACAGAAAACGGTCGACCCAATCCCAAACCGGACACTAGTAAACCAAATCACAGACTTCTAACAGACCCCCCAGAAAACAG ttcTTTACAAAAGCCAACAGATCCTCCTGTGTCTACAGCAGTACCCCCCTTCAAGCCACCCCCTAGACTACCTTTAGGGGTGGGTCTAAAACCATTTGAGAATCCAGCTACTAGTCTTTCACTCTTTAGTGGGAATGGTTTTACCAGAAATCAGAAAATCCCTGTGCCTACTCACACAG AAGTTCCTGATGTTCCCACTACTGAAATAGCTGACTCTATCCCAGTGTCTAGTTGTGAAGATTGGCAGGCCGCTTTCGGATTCAGCTCCAAATCAAGAGATAGCCAAGATGATGACCTAG GATTTGATCCTTGGGACGAATCTTCCAAAGGTCTAGCCGATTTGTTAGAGAAGGAGAACTCTTCACAATCATCACAGCCCCAAAGAACAAGTTTTTCTCAGCCAAACCCACAAAATCTACCCCCAG gtttttcaCTAAGCCATATACAGCAACAACAGCAACATGCACAGCACCCAGCATTCTTAAGACAAG ATCTGGTCGGAAGTCGTATGATGAATTTTCTACAACCTCCTCCTGTGTACAATTCTTTTAACACAGAAACACAAGACAGTCATAAAGTTCAAAATCAG aATGATGTATTCAGTACAAAAGACTGGCAAGATGGACTACGGGCATTATTACCAAATATTAACATCAGCTTTGGTGCTCCTCCCACAAATCCAGCAACCAAATCAAATCACCAGCCACAGAAAA CAAATAACGGAATATCAGACAATGCTCCTCACTGGTTAAAGTCAATTCATCAACTAACAGAAGTGGAAAGCTCACCATTTATGCAGCATTTTCCACCCAGAAATTCAT ATTCTGCTGGTTGGCCTACTACACAGAACCCTCCCCCTGGATTCCAGTCTACAGTTCACTCCACAGCACAGCATCCAGAGCCACACAAAATCTCGGAAG GTCTACAGTAA
- the LOC128186906 gene encoding CCR4-NOT transcription complex subunit 4-like isoform X2 encodes MSSEEPVECPLCMEPLEIDDINFFPCTCGYQICRFCWHRIRTDENGLCPACRKHYPEDPAEFKPLTEDELQRIRKERKQKDLQRKQKAAENRKHLANVRVVQKNLVFVVGLSKKLADPETLKKQEYFGKFGKIHKVVINQSTSYAGSQGPSASAYVTYNRCDDALKAILAVNNVHVDGRTLKASLGTTKYCSHFLRGAQCQKQDCMYLHELGEEAASFTKEEMQMGKHQEYEQKLLEQYMNSQNIANSQINCSKSIPIQKKTSSPITVNTPSETPPTPTQTDSPQSITPPTNSTPPNTSNKEAWPCLQQGKTENGRPNPKPDTSKPNHRLLTDPPENSSLQKPTDPPVSTAVPPFKPPPRLPLGVGLKPFENPATSLSLFSGNGFTRNQKIPVPTHTEVPDVPTTEIADSIPVSSCEDWQAAFGFSSKSRDSQDDDLGFDPWDESSKGLADLLEKENSSQSSQPQRTSFSQPNPQNLPPDLVGSRMMNFLQPPPVYNSFNTETQDSHKVQNQNDVFSTKDWQDGLRALLPNINISFGAPPTNPATKSNHQPQKKWGVSAPSQSWMTNDPAILSSGSLANNGISDNAPHWLKSIHQLTEVESSPFMQHFPPRNSYSAGWPTTQNPPPGFQSTVHSTAQHPEPHKISEGLQ; translated from the exons tgTCCGTTGTGTATGGAACCATTAGAAAttgatgatattaatttctttcCCTGCACATGTGGATATCAG ATTTGTAGATTTTGTTGGCATAGAATTCGAACAGATGAAAATGGGCTTTGTCCTGCTTGCAGAAAG CACTACCCAGAAGACCCTGCAGAATTCAAACCCCTTACAGAGGATGA GTTACAAAGAATAAGAAAAGAGAGGAAGCAGAAAGATCTGCAGAGAAAGCAGAAAGCTGCGGAGAATAGGAAGCATCTAGCCAATGTCAG GGTGGTACAGAAGAATTTGGTATTTGTTGTTGGTTTATCTAAAAAGCTAGCTGATCCGGAGACATTAAAAAAGCAAGAGTACTTtgggaaatttggaaaaattcatAAAGTTGTGATAAATCAGAGTACTTCATATGCAGGatcacag GGTCCAAGTGCGAGTGCTTACGTTACCTACAATCGCTGTGATGATGCTTTAAAGGCCATTTTAGCGGTGAACAATGTTCATGTAGATGGAAGAACTTTAAAAGCATCACTCGGAACAACAAAATACTGTAGCCACTTTTTGAGGGGAGCCCAGTGCCAAAAACAG GATTGTATGTACTTGCATGAATTAGGTGAGGAAGCAGCAAGTTTTACCAAAGAGGAGATGCAAATGGG TAAACATCAAGAATATGAACAAAAACTGTTGGAGCAGTACATGAATTCACAGAACATAGCAAACAGCCAAATAAACTGCAGTAAATCTATTCCAATACA GAAGAAAACCTCTTCCCCAATAACAGTAAATACACCGTCAGAAACCCCTCCCACACCCACTCAAACAGACTCGCCCCAGAGCATCACCCCTCCGACCAACTCCACGCCCCCCAACACATCCAACAAAGAGGCTTGGCCATGTCTACAGCAAGGAAAAACAGAAAACGGTCGACCCAATCCCAAACCGGACACTAGTAAACCAAATCACAGACTTCTAACAGACCCCCCAGAAAACAG ttcTTTACAAAAGCCAACAGATCCTCCTGTGTCTACAGCAGTACCCCCCTTCAAGCCACCCCCTAGACTACCTTTAGGGGTGGGTCTAAAACCATTTGAGAATCCAGCTACTAGTCTTTCACTCTTTAGTGGGAATGGTTTTACCAGAAATCAGAAAATCCCTGTGCCTACTCACACAG AAGTTCCTGATGTTCCCACTACTGAAATAGCTGACTCTATCCCAGTGTCTAGTTGTGAAGATTGGCAGGCCGCTTTCGGATTCAGCTCCAAATCAAGAGATAGCCAAGATGATGACCTAG GATTTGATCCTTGGGACGAATCTTCCAAAGGTCTAGCCGATTTGTTAGAGAAGGAGAACTCTTCACAATCATCACAGCCCCAAAGAACAAGTTTTTCTCAGCCAAACCCACAAAATCTACCCCCAG ATCTGGTCGGAAGTCGTATGATGAATTTTCTACAACCTCCTCCTGTGTACAATTCTTTTAACACAGAAACACAAGACAGTCATAAAGTTCAAAATCAG aATGATGTATTCAGTACAAAAGACTGGCAAGATGGACTACGGGCATTATTACCAAATATTAACATCAGCTTTGGTGCTCCTCCCACAAATCCAGCAACCAAATCAAATCACCAGCCACAGAAAA AGTGGGGGGTTTCTGCACCGTCACAAAGTTGGATGACAAATGACCCAGCAATTCTTTCCTCAGGATCTCTTG CAAATAACGGAATATCAGACAATGCTCCTCACTGGTTAAAGTCAATTCATCAACTAACAGAAGTGGAAAGCTCACCATTTATGCAGCATTTTCCACCCAGAAATTCAT ATTCTGCTGGTTGGCCTACTACACAGAACCCTCCCCCTGGATTCCAGTCTACAGTTCACTCCACAGCACAGCATCCAGAGCCACACAAAATCTCGGAAG GTCTACAGTAA